In Burkholderiales bacterium, the following proteins share a genomic window:
- the nusG gene encoding transcription termination/antitermination protein NusG encodes MAKRWYVVHTYSGFEKSVKRALEERIKRAHMEDKFGQILVPVEEVVEMKGGQKRTSERKFFPGYVLVEMEMDDATWHLVKSVPKVTGFVGGSAAKPTPISEKEVQALMQQIQEGVEKPKPKVLFEVGEAVRVTEGPFADFHGNVEEVNYDKNKLRVSVMIFGRSTPVELDFSQVEKA; translated from the coding sequence ATGGCCAAACGCTGGTACGTGGTGCACACCTATTCCGGCTTCGAGAAGAGTGTCAAGCGGGCCCTCGAGGAACGCATCAAGCGCGCCCACATGGAGGACAAGTTCGGCCAGATCCTGGTGCCCGTGGAAGAAGTGGTGGAGATGAAGGGCGGCCAAAAGCGCACCAGCGAACGCAAGTTCTTCCCGGGTTATGTGCTGGTGGAAATGGAAATGGACGATGCCACCTGGCACCTGGTGAAGAGCGTGCCCAAGGTCACCGGCTTCGTCGGCGGCTCCGCCGCCAAGCCCACCCCCATCAGCGAGAAGGAAGTGCAGGCGCTGATGCAGCAGATCCAGGAAGGCGTGGAAAAACCCAAGCCCAAGGTCCTCTTCGAGGTAGGCGAGGCGGTGCGGGTGACGGAAGGCCCCTTCGCCGACTTCCACGGCAACGTGGAAGAGGTCAATTACGACAAGAACAAGCTGCGGGTGTCGGTGATGATCTTTGGCCGTTCCACCCCCGTGGAGCTGGATTTCAGCCAGGTGGAAAAGGCCTGA